In Aquila chrysaetos chrysaetos chromosome 17, bAquChr1.4, whole genome shotgun sequence, one genomic interval encodes:
- the MTERF2 gene encoding transcription termination factor 2, mitochondrial, protein MMLRGVAHSAKDTFTLLLARSQYRNPGLNFPSVWTEVMKRSFLIHSTYTTDTKSREENKKTIESLYRLSVDIKKIRRLKEWVLLQDVAYVKEIADILKEMGADETTVANILERCPEAILHTPAEINSQRTLWQLVCQNENQLIKLIEQFPESFFTTQYHENQKANILFFQEVGLKNNIITRFLTSAPSIFYNPVEKNKNVIETLQRNYLSLGGSDANMKIWILKLLSQNPFILLNSSTTIQENLEFLQKNDFRDHEVLQLLSKLKGFIFQLTPTTMQKSMLYSKNVFKCSDQELKQLVLKCPALLYYSVPVLEERLEGLLKEGISVAQIRDTPMVLELTTQIVQYRIKKLSALGYDIKSGTLESLNGTKKDFEVNYGRIQSKKERPIFNPVAPVHIEE, encoded by the coding sequence ATGATGTTGAGAGGAGTCGCTCACAGTGCAAAAGATACATTTACTCTTCTGTTGGCAAGATCTCAGTATCGTAACCCAGGATTGAATTTTCCCTCAGTATGGACTGAAGTAATGAAGAGAAGCTTCCTAATACATTCCACTTACACAACGGATACAAAatcaagagaggaaaataaaaaaaccattGAGAGTCTCTACAGATTGTCAGTTGACATTAAGAAAATACGCAGACTAAAGGAATGGGTCCTCCTCCAGGATGTGGCCTATGTTAAAGAAATTGCTGATATCTTAAAAGAAATGGGAGCAGATGAGACCACTGTAGCCAACATTTTAGAACGCTGCCCAGAGGCAATTCTCCATACCCCTGCAGAGATAAACTCTCAAAGAACTCTATGGCAACTAGTATGCCAGAATGAAAATCagttaattaaattaatagAGCAATTTCCAGAGTCTTTTTTTACTACTCAGTATCATGAGAATCAGAAGGCAAATATACTGTTTTTTCAAGAGGTGGGACTTAAGAATAATATAATCACCAGGTTCTTGACAAGTGCACCCAGTATTTTCTATAATCCtgttgagaaaaacaaaaacgTGATAGAGACattacaaagaaattatttaagtttAGGAGGTTCTGATGCAAATATGAAGATCTGGATACTGAAGCTATTGAGccaaaatccatttattttattaaattcctCCACCACAATCCAGGAGAACTTGGAATTTCTCCAGAAGAATGATTTCAGAGACCATGAAGTTCTACAGCTGCTGTCCAAacttaaaggttttatttttcagcttacTCCTACTACTATGCAGAAGAGTATGCTTTATTCCAAAAATGTCTTTAAGTGCAGTGATCAAGAATTAAAACAGCTAGTGCTGAAATGCCCAGCCCTTCTCTACTATTCTGTTCCAGTTTTGGAAGAAAGACTTGAAGGACTACTGAAGGAAGGAATTTCTGTAGCGCAGATTAGAGACACACCAATGGTGCTAGAGTTGACAACGCAAATCGTTCAGTACCGAATTAAAAAACTCTCTGCTTTGGGATATGATATAAAGAGTGGAACTCTAGAAAGCTTGAATGGTACTAAGAAGGATTTTGAAGTCAATTATGGTAGGATACAATCAAAGAAGGAGAGACCAATTTTTAATCCTGTTGCTCCTGTACACATTGAAGAATAA